A window of Solanum stenotomum isolate F172 chromosome 3, ASM1918654v1, whole genome shotgun sequence contains these coding sequences:
- the LOC125859093 gene encoding uncharacterized mitochondrial protein AtMg00810-like produces the protein MKDLGELRFFLGIEFVRSSKGIVMHQRKYVFELISETRLGNAKPAVTPIDNNNKLTSKQYDDYVNSENDKEDPLADQNIYQRLIGKLLYLTMTRPDIAFGVQTLSQFLQQPKKTHMEASLRIVRYIKGQPGQGILLSSNPDNKFTTFCDADWASCPLTRKFVTGYFIKFGNSVVTWKSKKQSTMSRSSAEVE, from the coding sequence ATGAAGGATCTAGGTGAGCTCAGGTTTTTCTTAGGGATTGAGTTTGTCAGGTCAAGTAAAGGCATAGTGATGCATCAGagaaaatatgtatttgaacttatttctGAAACAAGGTTGGGAAATGCAAAACCTGCAGTGACTCCTATTGACAACAATAACAAGCTAACTTCAAAGCAATATGATGATTATGTCAATTCAGAAAATGACAAAGAAGATCCTCTAGCTGATCAAAACATCTATCAGAGATTGATAGGAAAGCTACTATATCTTACAATGACAAGGCCTGACATTGCATTTGGAGTACAAACATTGAGTCAGTTTCTACAACAACCTAAAAAAACTCATATGGAAGCATCTTTAAGGATTGTTAGGTACATTAAAGGCCAGCCTGGTCAAGGGATATTGTTATCTAGCAATCCAGACAACAAGTTTACAACATTTTGTGATGCTGACTGGGCATCTTGTCCTCTTACAAGGAAGTTTGTAACAGGCTATTTTATCAAGTTTGGTAACTCAGTGGTCACTTGGAAATCTAAGAAACAATCTACTATGTCTAGAAGTTCAGCAGAAGTTGAGTAA
- the LOC125859094 gene encoding red chlorophyll catabolite reductase, chloroplastic-like: protein MRLDLKIETGTPPEMEFKVRGKVPYGTPGDVPLLPKKQRDSSGHGSPPVPLFSAQFHTSSSRSFSVRKRLSCSSSSTSMEHHESKFKEFPYVSVPHRELMVELVSTMENLYFLAHVQYFENESATAHAFLYVRSGNSSSQLSAAVQQLSSSFLIYLRERTLSSQYPDYLKTFYEEMQLDKQRQLLEKLPEVKPYFSSSLYIRALFSPSAILVSVVYEEEELSLIV from the exons GAAAGGTCCCATACGGCACGCCAGGCGATGTTCCTTTGCTTCCCAAAAAGCAGCGAGATAGCAGTGGACATGGCAGTCCTCCTGTTCCACTCTTCTCTGCCCAATTTCATACTTCTTCTTCTCGTTCATTTTCCGTTCGAAAACGCTTGTCTTGCTCGTCGTCGTCAACTTCCATGGAACATCATGAATCAAAATTCAAGGAATTTCCTTATGTATCTGTTCCGCATAGAGAGTTAATGGTGGAACTTGTATCGACTATGGAGAATCTTTACTTCCTTGCTCATGTGCAGTATTTTGAGAATGAGTCTGCTACTGCTCACGCTTTTCTCTATGTCAGATCTGGAAATTCCTCTTCTCAG TTATCCGCTGCAGTCCAACAACTCTCATCTTCATTCTTGATCTACCTCCGCGAAAGGACCTTGTCCAGCCAATATCCTGATTACCTCAAGACCTTTTATGAGGAAATGCAATTAGACAAGCAGAGACAACTTCTCGAGAAGCTACCAGAGGTAAAGCCTTATTTCTCTTCGTCTCTATATATTCGAGCCCTTTTCTCTCCATCAGCTATCTTGGTTTCTGTAgtttatgaagaagaagaattatcCTTGATAGTCTAA